The Plasmodium yoelii strain 17X genome assembly, chromosome: 8 genome includes a region encoding these proteins:
- a CDS encoding AP2 domain transcription factor, putative: MLRNIINQSEILRKKILQSKNLCTLSEILLSKHPYKPKTREIIHPHITPPEYLGPSDCFNAKTSGLQQFIPNNYYRTKWIESLRSGEYLGDDYPWNLLPMWKYWKKRKYNVKYDEIPWFISKVKGVSYYHRLNVWMVQWVEDGVHRIRRFRCAFGVLQAKLAAEQFRRNLEQSGRVDNRKSERQLRMDYIQKKDERLLRKKKYSKISKGQF; encoded by the coding sequence ATGTTGcgaaatattattaaccAGTCAGAAATtttaaggaaaaaaatattgcagAGTAAAAATTTATGCACATTGTcagaaattttattatcaaagCATCCTTATAAACCCAAAACAAGGGAAATAATACATCCACATATAACACCTCCAGAATATCTAGGTCCTTCAGATTGCTTTAATGCAAAAACAAGTGGGTTACAACAATTTATaccaaataattattatcgTACAAAATGGATTGAATCGTTAAGGTCAGGAGAATATTTAGGAGATGACTATCCATGGAATTTATTACCAATGTGGAAATATtggaaaaaaagaaaatataatgtaaaatatgatgaaataCCATGGTTTATTTCAAAAGTTAAAGGAGTTTCTTATTACCATCGATTAAATGTATGGATGGTTCAGTGGGTTGAAGATGGAGTTCATAGAATTCGAAGATTTCGATGTGCTTTTGGTGTTTTACAAGCAAAATTAGCAGCTGAACAGTTCAGAAGAAATTTGGAACAGTCAGGTAGAGTTGATAATAGGAAATCAGAAAGACAATTAAGAATGGATTATATACAAAAGAAAGATGAACGATTACtaagaaagaaaaaatattcaaaaatatCAAAGGGTCAATTTTAG
- a CDS encoding ATP synthase-associated protein, putative: MNKFNCVKLFFKNIVQKNERNITDRKKIANVGRGTMLLMSPILFEVKHKEEENSPKTEHIFLAGKAIDFLTQKLFENEFGTSILYLTFFVAYLSLLAHDNKINLLVQKLKFKYSNNMFNVGHPNYKNYLRKKDILGKD, translated from the coding sequence atGAATAAATTTAACTGTGTGaaactattttttaaaaatatcgttcagaaaaatgaaagaaatataacagatcgaaaaaaaatagcgAATGTAGGTAGAGGGACTATGTTATTAATGTCACCAATTTTATTTGAAGTTAAACAtaaagaagaagaaaattCTCCAAAAActgaacatatttttttagctggAAAAGCAATAGATTTTCTTACACAAAAATTGTTTGAAAATGAATTTGGTACATCCATATTATATCTAACTTTTTTTGTTGCATATTTAAGTTTATTAGCTCATGATAACAAGATTAATTTATTAGTTCAAAAATTAAAGtttaaatattcaaataatatgtttaatgtTGGACATCCTaactataaaaattatttaagaaaaaaagatataCTAGGAAAAGATTAG
- a CDS encoding RAD3-like DNA helicase, whose amino-acid sequence MVVFYLDNLEIFFPYDYIYPEQYAYMKYLKKTLDSEGHCVLEMPTGTGKTVAIFSLITSYQYYKNDNSKFIFCTRTVAEMEKSLIELKKVINYRINIIKKRNELSEKISKSNIKEDSDTIKNENSDTIKNENSDTIRNENSDTIKNENSDMIRNESSDMIRNESSDMIRNENNDEDDNISSRFGKNSEILAMGISARRCMCVNDKVLLKHEREKIDEECRKLTATFVREKKYISKKLNNFSNSNIDRISDFIIKNKHHIDMEDYFNIYNSKNSINEYNDLGLCGYFENYKKNFVYELIEPGVYTIEELKEICKNYKNSENINTPICPYFCAKKIIEIAKVVVLNYQYIIDPKVSKSIFLGKDINNRVNYKKNDIIVFDEAHNIDSVCLEALSVNIDRSILNKATMNITTLFKKIEKSRIVNENKLKEECYNILNKIKSGKEASNFKLNQNGEEVDGNNQISENDNGTNLENLESQNRRSKQDEVYFDEEMNLVFKGLLEEASSDRAEKNGGKNHEKNDEKNGGKNDEKNDEKNDGEKISDKVIIDDLKEILNMNNSDDNEKNDLKSKENFNLEEINYSPLLMEDIIKNIVMPGNIRKSEHFLNLMRIVVVYLKKYINIYEVTSEGPLSFLYKCEKDTKLDTSFFKYSFDRLKNLLNTLQVVDTDDYAALNIVCNFCTLIGNYFKGFIIICEPYPEATGIYDPVIQFACLDSSIAMKSVLNRYKSIILTSGTITPLELYPKLLNFSTVLTASFPMSFDRNCVCPLIVTKSSDLIPLSSQYSLRNDLNVIKNYGFLLVEMCKNIPDGIISYFPSYIYMEHVMSTWYELGIISNILEYKLIFIETKDIVSTTIALHNFKKACDLGKGAVFLSICRGKIAEGIDFDKHYGKCVILFGIPYQYTLSRILKARLDFLKETYNIQENEFLTFDAMRQASQCVGRIIRNKKDYGIMIFSDIRYTRNDKKGKLPPWIIKCMDVSNTNLTIGAGVNISKKFLLNMSQEYKETDQTKISQIILQNPIKCWEIVKSILNMDDFI is encoded by the coding sequence ATGGTTGTTTTCTATCTTGATAATTTggaaattttttttccatacgattatatatatcctgaacaatatgcatatatgaaatatttgaaaaaaaccTTAGATAGTGAAGGGCATTGTGTTTTGGAAATGCCTACAGGGACTGGAAAAACTGTGGcaattttttctcttataaCTTCATATcagtattataaaaatgataatagtaaatttattttttgcacACGTACTGTTGCAGAAATGGAAAAATCGCTAattgaattaaaaaaggttattaattatagaataaatataataaaaaagcgTAATGAATTGTCAGAAAAGATTTCAAAGAGTAATATAAAAGAGGATAGCGATAcgataaaaaatgaaaatagcgatacgataaaaaatgaaaatagcGATACGATAAGGAATGAAAATAGCGATAcgataaaaaatgaaaatagcGATATGATAAGGAATGAAAGTAGCGATATGATAAGGAATGAAAGTAGCGATATGATAAGGAAcgaaaataatgatgaagatGATAACATATCAAGTAGGTTTGGTAAAAATAGTGAAATATTAGCAATGGGTATTAGCGCAAGACGTTGTATGTGTGTAAATGAtaaagttttattaaaacatgaAAGAGAAAAGATTGATGAAGAATGCCGTAAATTAACAGCTACGTTTGttagagaaaaaaaatatataagtaaaaaattaaataatttttctaataGTAATATTGATAGAATATctgattttataataaaaaataaacatcaTATAGATATGGAagattattttaatatttataattccAAAAATAgtattaatgaatataatgatTTGGGTTTATGTggttattttgaaaattataaaaaaaattttgtatatGAATTGATTGAACCTGGTGTATATACTATTGAAGAACTAAAGgaaatatgcaaaaattataaaaatagtgaaaatataaatacaccCATATGCCCATATTTTTgtgcaaaaaaaattatagaaatagCAAAAGTGGTTGTATTAAATTATCAATATATTATTGATCCTAAGGTTTCcaaatctatatttttagggaaagatataaataatagagtcaattataaaaaaaatgatataattgTGTTTGATGAGGCTCACAATATTGACAGTGTGTGTTTAGAAGCATTAAGTGTTAATATTGATCGTTCGATATTGAACAAAGCAACAATGAATATTACtactttatttaaaaaaattgaaaaatcaAGGATTGTAAATGAAAACAAATTGAAGGAAGAGTGTtacaatatattaaataaaataaaatcggGAAAGGAAGCATCTAATTTTAAGTTAAATCAAAATGGAGAAGAAGTAGATGGCAATAACCAAATTAGTGAAAATGATAACGGAACAAATCTTGAAAATTTAGAATCTCAAAATAGAAGAAGTAAACAAGATGAAGTTTATTTTGATGAAGAAATGAATTTAGTGTTTAAGGGGCTCTTGGAAGAGGCGTCGAGTGACAGGGCGGAAAAAAATGGCGGGAAAAATCacgaaaaaaatgacgaaaaaaatggcgggaaaaatgacgaaaaaaatgacgaaaaaaatgacgGTGAAAAAATTAGCGATAAAGTAATTATAGACGATTTGaaagaaatattaaatatgaacaatagtgatgataatgaaaaaaacgaTTTAAAGAGTaaagaaaattttaatttagaggaaataaattatagtCCACTTTTAATGgaagatataataaaaaatatagtaatGCCAGGAAATATAAGAAAATCagaacattttttaaatttgatGAGAATAGTAGtagtttatttaaaaaaatatataaatatatatgaagtaACATCCGAAGGaccattatcatttttatataaatgtgaAAAAGATACAAAATTAGATacatctttttttaaatatagttttgatagattaaaaaatttattgaaTACATTACAAGTAGTAGATACTGATGATTATGCTGCATTAAATATTGTATGTAATTTTTGTACATTAATTGgtaattattttaaagggtttataataatatgtgaACCATATCCAGAAGCAACCGGTATATATGACCCAGTCATACAATTTGCATGTTTAGATTCATCAATTGCAATGAAATCGGTATTAAATAGATACAAATCAATTATATTAACAAGCGGTACTATTACCCCTCTTGAATTGTATcctaaattattaaattttagcACAGTTTTAACAGCATCATTTCCTATGTCTTTTGATAGGAATTGTGTATGCCCTCTTATTGTAACAAAAAGTTCTGATTTGATTCCATTATCATCACAATATTCACTTcgtaatgatttaaatgtgATTAAAAATTATGGTTTTTTATTAGTTGAGATGTGTAAAAATATACCAGATGGAATCatttcatattttccatcatatatatatatggaacATGTTATGTCAACATGGTATGAATTAGGAATcatatcaaatatattagaatataaattaatatttatagaaACAAAAGATATAGTATCAACAACAATTGcattacataattttaaaaaagcaTGTGATTTAGGAAAAGGTGCagtttttttatctatttgTAGAGGAAAAATAGCAGAAGGAATTGATTTTGATAAACATTATGGAAAATGTGTGATTCTATTTGGGATACCATATCAATATACATTATCTAGAATCTTAAAAGCAAGActtgattttttaaaagaaacttataatatacaagaaaatgaatttttaaCTTTTGATGCAATGAGGCAAGCTTCTCAATGTGTGGGAAGAATTAtacgaaataaaaaagattaTGGTATTATGATTTTTTCAGATATTAGATATACaagaaatgataaaaaagggaaattACCACCATGGATTATTAAATGTATGGATGTATCGAATACTAATTTAACTATTGGGGCAGGTGTGAATATCTCGAAAAAATTTCTTCTTAATATGTCTCAAGAATATAAAGAAACTGATCAAACAAAAATATCACaaattattttacaaaaCCCCATAAAATGTTGGGAAATCGTTAAATCCATTCTCAACATGGATGATTTTATTTaa